The following DNA comes from Anopheles coustani chromosome 2, idAnoCousDA_361_x.2, whole genome shotgun sequence.
GCATGCCTTAGAACTCTTTTCCGAAACTTAACGATTGTTACTTGATTGTGTATGGATTTGGTTATATTTCTTCTTGAGCTAAACTAAATTTGCTACTCGTTGATATTGGTTACATTCGGTGCGAAAGTTTATTGTTTGATTCGATGATTCGTTTGGATTACAGTAAGCAATCTCTCTGTGGTACTTGAACCCTTTAACTCTCTTTATGATACACCGTACATTCCCCTTCATGTGATGTGAATTATCGAAAGTCGTACGGCCTTCGATTGTGCGCTTTggtaaacaagaaaataaactcgcaatgtggtggaaaaaaggggaaaaattcTTGCTGACAGTAAAACCAAAGTGCGTGTCGGAAGCACAACAATACTCTCCGGTTCCGGGAATGTGCGACAGCTGACGACAGTGCCAATAAAGCTCCCAATTAGGCCACATTAGCCGCAGCTTCGAAAGGGTGATTGCTTTCCATCAGCGCCAAACGACATGCGCTAATGGCGATTCCGAAGCGGAACACGATCACCCAACTGCAGTCTAGGTAAAGTGGACCGAATCGAATCGATAAGAAGTTTTCcgttccctccctcccactTTCCGGGGGGGATCCAGGAAGTAGTTTATCGAAGTTATGCGTTCGAAGTTGGTGGGAAACTTCCGCTCATCCAAGCCCGAGCCTCACGTTCGCAAGGAACCGTGTAAGTgctgtggaaaagaaaataaaagtccCCGCGGGGAATGCGGATGTGAAGTTGTTCTTTGCCGTTTTTTGgcagaagaaagcaaaaagaaactaaattgATGCGATCGGACTAATTAAGCCGAAGCTTGGCCCACGAGCACGATCCGGGCTTTGGGCTAAAACTTTTGCATTAAAATGAAGATGCTTTCCCGAATGAAGATGAGGAAAACCGGGGCCCACACCGAGGGCCctgtgtgtaggtgtgtgtgttcgtgtgcaGTTTGTTTTATGCTGCTGACCCGTGAAAGTTGGgctgaataataaaaaatggaaCCTATGCACGCACGATTCGCTTTCGGTAGGAGTTTTCCTcgatgaaacaaaaagtattATCCTCTTCTTATGGTCTCTAGTCTGTGCGCGTGTTTGCGTGTGTATCTATTagtgaagttgtttttttccagtttgtttttcgttgtacGCATCATTTAGCACCAAAACGTTGAACAACCAAATACTGTTTTCCCCTCCACGTACTGCTTTTCCTTCAGTCCGGCGGACGATAGCCGGAGGTCTCGATGACGCTGACCGTGAGGGGCGgcatggtggcggtggcggtggacaGCGTGGTGGCCGGCTCGTTCccatcgtcctcgtcgtcgtcatcgatgTCGCTCGTGTGCCGGAAAAGCGGCAGATCGGTGCGTCGGAAAAGCGGCGGTCGGCGAAGGTGCGGCACGCGGGAACGGGGCACGGGGCAGGAGCAGCAACCGAGTGCGGTACTAATGGTGGCCCCTCCGGCGCCGGCGCCCCCCGCCACACCACCCGCAGTCGATCAGGTCGTGGCATCATTGGGGAAATCCTACATGGGTCGAATCGGTCGGTAAGGAATGGTTCTGAAAAAGGTGATCGTTTTGCCATTCGCCGGTGCATCGCGCATacatgatggtggtggtgtggaacacccacacacacacacacgcgaacCCCATTTGTATTCAAGGGGGTCGAAACGGAATACACACAGAGCGGAAGGCAGCGGGCGGGCAGGCGGTTTATCGGCAGCATATAACGCAACATACGCCGAACAACGATAAACGCAACGAGAGCAACgagagaaaagggaaaatggtaggaaaagaagaggaaaaacaagaacaagagaaaagaaaaaaagaaacgcaacGATCATTGCAAATTTTGTCTGCTCGAAATTTGGTCACCAACACGGCGAAACGGCGACTAGCTACGGGCGcgacaacacaacaacacaagACAACAACGGCATCCATATTTATGCGCTACGCTTCGCGGCCAATGGTTTTCACGCTTTTCCACGTGAGCTAGATGATTGTATCTATTACCAGGAGGAGATTGgaatgggaggaaaaaggaCCAAAAGCTACCAATTTCCATGAGTATGATTACTGTtgaaattaaacttttccaacgTTATGATGAAATGTAGTaaaaatttgcaaaatgatTACCCCGGTTTGTTAGGAACATGTAAGTGCCAGGAGTAAAAGAATGAAGTAAAGAGGATAACAAGTACTGTTTTACTTACAATAATTTggttgaagaaaattaaaaagtggATATAAAAGTGTATAATGAAAATCTGTTTGAAGTTTCCAAATCAATacaattgaatttgaaaaaagtaAGTATAGGAATTTATTAATTTGacaaattctaaaaaatttacTGCTAATTATCGGTAGTGGTACTTTTTGTATTCTATTTTATGGTTTGAAAGTAATATTATAAAGAAACATTGTTTGCACACTCCAAAGTTAAGGTTTCACGATCAAAATCTGTTAAATATTATTTGGGAAATATTTGTACGGTTCTCAAATATAATTTGAGGTTAGAATTTCGGAGGAAAGGGTTTGAAGGAATTATGATGAGATGAAACGACATCTAGTGACAAAAAAGCATGCTCGCAAAAACCCGGAACTCACATTCACCTTCAACCCGTCCTCCCGGAGCGTGGCTTCCTCCGGCCGGACTCCGAACCGGCTCCCTGACCACAACCCTGACTACCGTCCCCTCTCGAAGGGGCCAAGCCTGCAGTCTTCGATTTCGCTCACCTCCGTGAGCTCACAGCATCCGCTCGTCGACGCCATCGTCGAGGGAGCGGGTCGTCGGCGAGGGGCAGTGCGTCGCCAGGGAGACGGTCGGTTTGTCCGCCGCGGCCCAGCAGAGCATGGCGTGCCGGAGCAGGGCCATGACGGAGCGCGGTCGCTGCGCAGGGCGGTCGTCGTCGCAGGTCGCAGGCGGCGTGGAAAAAAGTCGGAAAAGAAGCAACACATGCAGAGAAAAACACATGGAGCGAAAAGCGCTAATAGGAACGTTGGccaaacatacacatacacacacggaaGCGAAACAAGCGACTCGCGCGAGGTGGTGGGGAgggtgggggtggggagggggctACTTACGTGCAGCGGGATGCGCTGGTTGAGGGACTTGTTCTTGTTCTTCTTGAAGGAGCAAAGGAGCAGCTCGCGCATGCCCTTCCGGAAGTTGCGGCTCAGGAAGGCGTACAGGAGCGGGTTCACGCCGGAGTTGAAGTACGTCACCAGGAAGGTTAGTGGCGTGAAGAGCGCATTAAAATTGGAGTCCCCTTTGTAGTCGGTGGACCTGAGAAGAAGGAAGACGAAAAACATGACCGAGTCCGTAAGAGCTCAATCAAATTGgagaaagtaaacaaagcTCCACCAACATTGGAGGATAAGAAAACAAAGCGAAGTTCCAATGAGCAGGAAAAGTAAGTTGAGTGCTTTCAAGATCTTTATGCTCGCCATTAACTCACAAATAGAAAAGCACATTAAACCACTCTCCAAGTATCAGATCGTCAtgaaaaactaatttattACCGCTGGGAAAGTGTGTGCTTGTGGTTTAGTGCGTGTTCTTGGGgaaatttttccaccactaaGCCACCACGCGAGGTCTGACACTAAGTACTAAGCAATTGACAACAAGCGGTCCATATTTATCGAGCATTTTGAAGCCACTTTACTCACacatatatgtgtgtgtttgtgaatgtTTTCGTTTAGAAAAGCTCTCGGTGATTAATATGCAAATAACTTTCGCGCACCATGCCCTTTCCCCGGGGGAAAACCCGCCTTCCGCAACTAATTGGAGGAATGTAAAGGGTGGGAAATTCTATGCGCTATGTTGCAATTGAGCGCATAAATTAGTGAATGCGCCCGAGCCGCAATGTTGGGCgggttttaatttaatcctCATTATACCAAGCGAATAGATTGAAgtgatttttcaattgaatttcCCTCCCCCGATTTGAGGTTGGGCGAAGGGGGGTTTGTTATCATCCTATTATTGTTCGTGCCAGCTCGCTCACTCGCACCGGGAGTTGGTGACAGAAGGCCACTTAGTAACCACTAGGCCGGCTGCCGGTTTATGGCGAACGATTTAGATCGTTATCCTTCCCGGTCACTCCCGGTCCGCGGATGGAGCCGGGCCTGGGCCGGGCGTCGGCCCACCGGGTGGAGTGggccataaaaatgaaatatggatTCACTTTTGCGAGCAGCCATTAAGCCGTCACGCCGAGACGCCACTCACCAGTACTGCCACATCTTCCGCGCGTGGAACGGCAGGTTGCAGAGGGCGAACGTCAGCACGACCACCATCAGCATGCGGATGACGCCCCGCCGCGCCCGGAGCACGTTGTTGGACGAATGGGACACCTGCGTCAGCTGCGTTCCGTGCCGCTGGTGGAAGCTGTTCTGGGCCGGCCAGGTCGTCACCACCACCTTGTCCGATTCCACCGACACCTGTGTGAGAGGAGAGaggggaagaagaagaaatgaaaattcgCTCAGTTTCCCTGTCGGGAATGGGAAAGTTCTTTTTCTTATCTCACGTGGCACTGTCAGGCTGCTAAAACAATCGTAACGATTCCACACACGATTTTCCTATAACAAAGATAGGTCACCTAAACCTGGCATGATTTATGGAACGGGACTTTTGGAAGTGGAACTTTAACTTTAGCGTTAAAGTTTTAAATTCTAGTTtagagaataaaaatatatcacttgaaatttaaatatgaaaAGTTTCCAGGCCATAGTTTGGAGACCCCTGCTCTAGATGAATAGAATAATAATCTGAATCCGTTCTTTAGACATAGTAAAAACAACGGATAAAAAGTATATTCCAGTACTCAGAACTCAAATAACAAACGTTCTTCAAGTGCATTACAGAGGATAGGAATCAGAACGACATAAAACATAGTCCACAAAGtaaagaaatattaaaataaatagtcgGAAAACAGCATACAGGGTTTTTTGCGAAAAAATTCAAGTTCCTCGCAAACTTTCTCCGATAAATTGGAGAACCTACGAAGGTTCCCtaaatgaatagaaaaaaaatctaaatccTTTCGTTAGACATAGTAATAACAACAGATAAATAGTATATTCAAGCTCTCAGAACTCAaataacaaaagtttttcaagcGCATTACAGAGCATAGGACTCACAACGACACAAAACATAGTCAACAAAGTAAAGAAATATGTAAACGAATTGCCGGAAAAGAGCATAAaggtttttttgtgaaaaaaatcaaGCAGTTCACGTTCCTCGCAAAACTTTCTCCGATAAATTGGAGAACCTACGAAGGTTCCCGAAGGGGTTTACGGTGGCCATCCCAGACACGTACCTGGCTCTCGGTGACTGCGGCATTCCGCTTGTCATATTTACTGCTCGGCTTCCGGTGGAAGTTGCTCGAGTAGCTCGACGAGGTCGTATTTTGCAGCGCGATGTGCCTTTCGAGACCTCGCGAGCTTTTCCACAGTGCGATCGCTATCCGGCTGTACAGGACCTTTTGGGGGGAgatgaaaaaacacacatgaaAACACCCGTTCCCGGAAATGGAAGCACGCCCGGGGAAAAGCCCACCGTCATgaccagcagcggcagcaggtACAGCAACGCAAAGTTGATGATGTCGAACAGCTCCGAGTTGAACGCCTTCCGGTTGACGATGCAAATCGTCTCGAGCTGGTCGTCGCCGAGGTTGTTCGTGATGGTGCGCACGAAGATGAACTTCGGGATGGAGTAGACCGCGGACGTGATCCAAACGGCGACGATTACGAGCTGCAGAAGGGGGTTGAGAAGGAAAATGATTCTCGGGAACGTCGTAGGGGATGTCGTTGCCTCATGTGTCCAACAGCGAAAAGATTAGATTGCATTAGAATTTCAATAAAGCAGACATTTTGAAAGATTACTCCACAATGAACCGACGTAATGTGGATTGAAGTTTGTAAATCGTTAGTTCCAACCTCGTGAACATTGGATGTAAAAGGCAACAGCTTGTGTTGAGCCACCTTGGGGTTTATCTTTGTCATTGGCCCAGTGGAAACTCGTGtcatcaaacacattcaacacTGATGCCGTAAAGtgtagtaaaaataaaaataaaccaaggAGAAAACGTGTTGCATTCGGAGGGAAAAGTAAGGAATCCTTCCTTCAAACACCACCAAGGCGAAACTTGCATCTTCGTGCCGGGCACAAATGCACCTACAAAAGGGAGCAACTAAGCTGATTAcactccccccctccccctcccagtAACACACAAAGCCTTAGCGACCCTGCAGCGGGTGGAACATGCAAAAGCTCGCTGTGTTTGTGCCCGAGATTAGGCTCCGAATGGGAGCCAATGTGGATGCATTGGTGCATGCAACGGTACCAGTGTTTGGCTGGAAAAGACTGGGTTGGAGTTGTTTGCTTCGCCGCTTATCGATCTCGCCCGAAGACGTCGTCAAACGTCGCCGGGGAGGCCAATTGTGTGGTTGCGAGCGAACAAAGGCGCTCCGGTTCGAGGATCCCTACCCGACCGAAGGGGGGCCTAAAGGGTCACGTCCTTGGACGGA
Coding sequences within:
- the LOC131267586 gene encoding trissin receptor, whose protein sequence is MIDFPNGTFPVNGSASATQGTLSVMNFLSSSGQLLLGELGSSVGGGGLLLSGNATHGAENASAISFAPGNLSTANVSLGLVNGSGVPLLTTTTLLGVNGSLEFGLGGAGPATSANSTLPFPNFVHKEFIFDRTDVRVIFITLYSLVFCCCFFGNLLVILVVTLSRRLRSITNFFLANLAVADLCVGVFCVMQNLTIYLIESWVFGDFLCKMYQFVHSLSYTASIFILVVICMERYFAIIHPITCKQILTSRRLRLVIVAVWITSAVYSIPKFIFVRTITNNLGDDQLETICIVNRKAFNSELFDIINFALLYLLPLLVMTVLYSRIAIALWKSSRGLERHIALQNTTSSSYSSNFHRKPSSKYDKRNAAVTESQVSVESDKVVVTTWPAQNSFHQRHGTQLTQVSHSSNNVLRARRGVIRMLMVVVLTFALCNLPFHARKMWQYWSTDYKGDSNFNALFTPLTFLVTYFNSGVNPLLYAFLSRNFRKGMRELLLCSFKKNKNKSLNQRIPLHRPRSVMALLRHAMLCWAAADKPTVSLATHCPSPTTRSLDDGVDERML